tcttctcaggccattttgtccattaacagcagctgtgtcacgcacctgtgctgttagattgcccacagaagaattcggaagacctatgaagatgtcacatatttccttatttggagaacagaatctacaatgattattgaagtgtatcaccactatccatataaaataaatgagagatactccatagatagtgtgaggacatcactatcatctgtatcacacttgactgatgagttctctgcccttacctgaaggtacagaacaatcctaagaaaacagaactaaccagccacctccaaaaaccatcttccaactgctcttggacactgcacccaagaaaaagaccagcaagacaaaatcccctcaaagggtccccacggggaggttgggaagacacaagagcgcacgcagttcacgtttgggctgcaaagcaagcagaaaagaaaaatccaaataaaaccacaggatgggactcgagaacaggttgtgtcacagaagaaccagtttcccggtcccagctcccctgccagggccagagcaacgggaccctgggctttcccctcacacccatctactctccccacgaaaggacatctgggttcctccagcgcccaccacagcccagcctcatatccagctatcgctcccaataaatcatttggcaaatcaaggagcggttaaaactaacgatggtgaacaacccaccagagcacaggtctgtgctgactttacagcagcagggaagtctaaaagacaatcaatatttttgtacccataaaataagaggacactgaaggaatatctgtggagtcacactgggggtttgtttggggtttttgctgctcttgtttttagtttgggttttttttttggttgttttgtttgtttgggcccattttggttttggttgagtgcctttttttcccccagtcatctttcctatgagaacagcagcttgagcctccctctaaggctgaagaaagatttaaatgtacttcctgggaaaaagaaaaccacacaaaaaacccaccacccaaactttgagcccagcaggaactgtttcaagcagctacaagcaactgcagaaacaaataagaacgtgttaggctgtacctactaatcaccacaggagacactaatatgaaaagtgcttctatctgcattttagttcctgacacctacctgaacagattaaattactaaagcgttcacacagcaaaatggaagcactgcaaatagaacccagccaaatacctgaaccatcagcctctctccagctctgtgttgcttgcaggcacttagtttgtgctgtatttgtatttttatgcaagactgaacactgatggaaagggaatcagcattttctcaggctgcaagattggctaacaacctcctttcccatttcaaggggcagcacacttgcttcaaaactgcactgcctgtgccctaaacccagtccacacaaaggctgcaaatctcacacaagctaccagttaccattcagttttggagcattttgggaagctcagcctttcagcggagcagaaacttcagaaaggtgcagagcagatacttacagtgttgtaatgatcgacataaaccgcatttcccaagccaaacacagcgtatctcaggcctttcagatacgttttcccaaagcgaaagtcacgcgctgcctcttctaaccccttgcagaaccacgctgcactctcggttggctgcccgtcagtgtacgtagctaccaagaacacacaaacgttcctgccggttgtctaataatatcaagagaatagaagagatcggtgcatttctcagaacgcttcccattagtaagacaactggaacacatggggagttggaagaagttaaaagatgaggttttttctaagtgggattttggtgtgggatgctgcaggtgataaccccaacagtggcgaacggccatcccccctgcagagacgccttaaattagccaggagagatcaaactgtctgtctgctgcttcacagaggtggtacaagagaacagaacatctcccttccccaccccaatcaacagcttcttgagcagactcttgcagcaatcaagtttctcactgattcaaaaaaacaactatcaatattcacagaagaaaaatgcctcaaggattactccatctaaatatgaccagcaaggagtttttagcttatgagcctgtgaaggctgcaaattgtcaccatctgcttgttctggctttgaacccttccctggggatacagagacagaacagagggacctggtgcaaccgctctcactgaactcacacctgagttacagaaccagctcataccaagtcactgtcaccaccaaaatactctaggcaatcctctcctaggaatattcaaaatttaggtgttttctgctgagggttgatgggctacacttatacagaagggaagcgatttttaacacacagcattgggaatttccagaataataggagagaaatacaaggggaaaagagtcttcgcaacacaaggaaaagcttttctttattagtcatatttataaggtacttacctcctctggatcataatctcccatgctgatgacttccacaggcaaacaaagtgaaataacggcttcagccagacctctggcaaacctccaaaaaaaaaagaaaaagaggaatttatcaattgcttcaacccaagcatggtagcgaccaaacaacccccacacgcccagtcacaagacacctcccacaacagaaagaacaaagacatccgagaactggacactggacctagaattcctcatgttaagaaaaaaaaaaatcaagtatattggctgcaagaagagagtgacatgaattttaatgactaatgatttcacatttacacacaccatttttttcaaaagcacctaaaccagtacttgtctctgagaagacccgctcgcaactacgggtacggcaagagtaaactttaaacttcatcatcaatgtctctactgcatgcgccatttaaagcaagtagaaaaaaaatgttatttttacataattttaagttatctttcatgttgggcaatgacttctcatgagctaatgaactttctgatgtttacactgtgcaatacttctaaggcaagcaacagacttgagtctcaatatttcaaattacttcatgtaggtggggaaaaaaaaaagtaactgatacctttgctgtgccagtctgagacccatagaaaatctttactttgcctccagggtggctgatccatttacgagtttgtcttctattccttcagaagaagctggattcccattggatttttcaccctaagaaacaagcaccacttctcattcaatcccttttcaaagtgatgttaaccccattctcccaaaaccacttaaaacacctatcctgtgaacagactctcagcactaattaaatgaggctatcaaagcattttagcttctcacacccagagaaagacacaaccacgtctctgaactaggccacgctccaataaactcaggtcacacgcagccggatccagctgaacgcaggaacctcccaactcgcgcagcagaactttgctcacctgcgcaaggagcttttaccatcctgaacagcctaatcccactcccgtcctaaaaccagcccaacctcatcagtaacatcaacggaaagaggaacccgagaactccagcacaagtagagtgattgatttgcagtgacagagcaacccaggctgacacgatctctcagtaacgacgggagaagcgttcagcagagagctgctccaacatcagagcaacgagggcaccgagtcacccacaaacatgagaccgtccaggctgcggattataaccctcaggtgcactgaactgtaaggaacgttcaaggaagaaacgttgttttcacaaaactggggagctggcacctgacccccgcgagggaagggaccgagacacatcagactgtgaatcctgaatgtaaaacaaaatctcttcaaactaatcccagaatgcaaactgacacctgtatttacaagttaatctagagggaaggacggccaaagagccaggaacccatttttaaatagatcaataagggaaagggtgttgttcggattagatgaatgaaatacgtaaactgaggcaggtgtcgggtgctctgtaaaccctgaagaaccgaccagtgggcaacaggggagggaaattgcacccagggtttggggggatataaacgggggctttttgccctattatgcgtgcctgcctttagggagaacacccggtcttgcaaaatcattaacaaaatgtgctttgctgagagatcctgcctgggcctgttctattggcaaggtgatcgtttcctacacgaccacacctgggctccgcagtgacccacgggggggcccacagtggggcagcacgtgtcactgcaccagtggggaccgtcacccggcagccactcgcctccacacgcagatttcggggccttcttggacaaaagcacttccatcttcccttgccttctttctggttttggtggtgaggaactgaacgatgatccaaatgctgatcccaatgatacagggaattgaccttctcccctggagaagttgtagaaactgagggcaacagaaagtagaaatttggaaaggttgttagatgaagcttggagagtattcagtaacagggacaaggaagattcttgaaaggataagtaagtaaggaactgaagaggttggaaggctttgaaagcctttagagagaggtcagtatatatgttgggaaaatgaacgttggggaaggtacagaggaagtaggcagagagagaaacagacagtagcaagttttgaaaaagactgatgggaacctggaatgaacagaaacaagtggaatttttggtggattgacaacaagtaacaattacatagtaggtaaagggagtcactggccaaagtgaacgggcatatttttgtgaacctttgaaatacaaattgggtaaacaagtaggtattgataaatttctatatatgtccaattccttccaacctttttgggagaaggaatttggccagtaatagagaaattaatacaagtcaggttataaacagaataataaaggacctctacccagtggtagcaaacacctttctgactgtattaactctaatttgatttggcttactgttttagatttgaaagatgcctttttgcctctctctccgtgaagccagccagacaatatttatgtaaaacccagctcacctggatggtgttgccacaaggatttaaaaacagcccaacagtactaggaaatcagctcgctaaagatcttgaatcttgggaagccccatctgatgaaggacagatgcaacaatatgtggatgatcgctaccaggacacagaagacatgcataacctgaactgtaagcttgttgaactttgggggctccaaggataccaggtatcacagaagacagcccagatgatacagcaactcatgagtaactcatttgggctatgaaatcagcgtagggcagaggaccctgggccaggctcgaaaggaggccgtatgccaaacatcaaagcctcaaactgtaaaagaattacggacccttcttgggcatgacagagtggtgccggttgtggatttataattatggattgtttgtcaagccactgtatgtgccagcagccacagatcaggaacacctgcaatggaataaaggagctacacgagcctttgaagaacttggtaaggctttgacagcgcctgctctaggactcccaggtgtgagtaaaccattttttctattctctcacgagaagcagggaatagccttgggtacactggcacaggatcttggcccgtaccgacgagcagcggcctatttctccagacaatcagatgcaactgcaaaagggtggccgggatgcccgcgggcagttgctgcagcggtactgaacatacaggaggcccggaaatttaccacgggtcagaaaatggttgtgctggtatcccacacggtgcctacagttctaaaagaaaaagggggacgttggctttccccacaaagatttctcaaatatcaagctaaatcatcctcactaacactgtcaagccagcttctttcctcagtgacaacattggaaaaccagttcatcataattgcctggaaaccattgaaacaacataatccagccaagcagatctaaaggacataggattatggagaacactgagaactgccttacggacgaaagcagcaatatcctgaacggtgaaaggcacgctggttatgctataactactagccatgaagtgatggaatctgggcctctgtctgaaagtacttcagcacaaaaggctgaagtatatactatatatactatatatatatatatataatgtagtaTATACTAcataatcgcccttacctgtgctctggaactagccgaaggtaaaactgtgaacgtttatatggactctaagtatgctttcagggtcgtgcacggaacaatttggaaagaagaaggactcttgaactctcaaggcacacatatcaaacgtgcaggagaaatatcggcagctcaacttcctaagaaggtggcaatcatgcatatccaggcccaccagaaagcgagctcggaattggaaaaaaggaaatgagctggtggacagggaggcaaaactggtgcctaagcaaaaggtaaaagtgtaaagtgccctagtccccgacgggcaggttattttagaaggtaagccagaatatactaaggaagaccagaaacttagtatagatttagaggaatcatatcatgaggaagggtgggctcacgccccacaagagaaaacttattgttacctcctatttagtttgccctttagtagcagaaacattatacgaacatttgatcaaaaatagtaactacaaattggtacactactgtaagacaggtgacacagcaacgcgctctttgcctccagactaatcctaagaatatacctaagctagaaatgggtcaaattgggaaaggaaacggacctgggcaataatggtaaattgatttttcggaactcccaagaaaaggggggtgctgatattgcttggtactaactgataccttttcaggttggccagaagcactccctaccagaacagcaaaagctcgggaggtaactaaaacatgagcacaagaaacaataccaaggcttggtgttccagctgatatatcctctgataaagggccacattttaaatcaaaaattgtacagcaaatcagtcagcacttgagaatagactggcaactacatacaccttatcattcttcctccagtggccaggtagaaagaaaaaaaaaaagatgaagtgagtcatctaattgaacaacaaattgtaaatctggggcaggaggcaaatttggcttggtctcaatcttcacctttgtccctcttgcatatgaacaaggacaagggcaaagaagggttaaatccttttgaaatcctggatgggagaccctatagtgtacagaaggggatgtctgcacaggaaggggatgaaattatgactttttatatggttatattgcgtaaacaacttaacaaaattgggaagagtgtttggaacttggagtaggggtctggatgggccagtacataacatccaattgggcgattatgtgtctgtgaagtctcttgcagaaaaggactttggaatcacaacaggaagcccatttcaagtcctcct
This is a stretch of genomic DNA from Patagioenas fasciata isolate bPatFas1 chromosome 19 unlocalized genomic scaffold, bPatFas1.hap1 SUPER_19_unloc_1, whole genome shotgun sequence. It encodes these proteins:
- the LOC139826638 gene encoding S-adenosyl-L-methionine-dependent tRNA 4-demethylwyosine synthase TYW1-like is translated as MGLRLAQQRFARGLAEAVISLCLPVEVISMGDYDPEETTGRNVCVFLVATYTDGQPTESAAWFCKGLEEAARDFRFGKTYLKGLRYAVFGLGNAVYVDHYNTILEGSPVLTRPSISWISRMSSTRLECASCIARMSSARLECASLNLLIFSQV